One Hippoglossus stenolepis isolate QCI-W04-F060 chromosome 22, HSTE1.2, whole genome shotgun sequence DNA segment encodes these proteins:
- the nampt1 gene encoding nicotinamide phosphoribosyltransferase, with protein sequence MEHRDNGFNILLATDSYKVTHYKQYPPNTSKVYSYFECRETRTDPTKSRKVKYDKTVFYGLQYILFKYLKGKVVTPAKIQEAKEVYREHFQDDVFNEKGWTYILEKYNGHLPIEIKAVPEGSVIPRGNVLFTVESTDPECYWLTNWVETILVQIWYPITVATNSREQKKILAKYLLETSGNLEKLEYKLHDFGYRGVSSQETAGIGASAHLVNFKGTDTVAGIGVIKKFYGTKDPVPGFSVPAAEHSTITAWGKDHEKDAFEHIITQFPNVPVSIVSDSYDIYNACEKIWGEDLRSLIVKRSADAPLVVRPDSGNPLDTVLKVLEILGKKFPPTENSKGFKVLPPYIRVIQGDGVDINTLQEIVEGMKQHMWSIENIAFGSGGALLQKLTRDLLNCSFKCSYVVTNGLGVNVFKDPVADPNKRSKKGRLSLHRTQSGDFVTLEEGKGDLEEYGVDLLHTVFQNGKIVKTYTFDEVRDNAKLKEKELEELLY encoded by the exons GTAACGCATTACAAACAGTACCCTCCCAACACGAGTAAAGTGTACTCCTACTTCGAGTGCCGTGAGACGAGGACGGACCCCACCAAGAGCAGAAAAGTCAAATATGACAAAACCGTCTTCTACGGCCTACAGTACATCCTCTTTAAATACCTGAAAG GAAAGGTTGTGACTCCGGCGAAGATCCAGGAGGCGAAGGAGGTTTACAGAGAACACTTCCAGGATGATGTTTTCAATGAGAAAGGCTGGACTTACATTTTGGAG aAATACAATGGACACCTGCCCATTGAAATCAAGGCGGTTCCCGAGGGCAGTGTCATTCCCAGAGGCAACGTTTTGTTCACCGTGGAGAGCACAGATCCTGAGTGCTACTGGCTCACTAACTGGGTGGAG ACAATCCTGGTTCAGATCTGGTATCCCATCACTGTGGCAACCAACTCCAGAGAGCAGAAGAAGATCCTGGCCAAGTACCTCTTAGAGACTTCTGGGAACTTAGAGAAACTCGAGTATAAACTACATGACTTCGGCTACAGGGGCGTCTCATCCCAAGAG ACTGCAGGCATTGGGGCCTCCGCCCATCTGGTCAACTTCAAGGGCACAGACACGGTCGCGGGCATCGGAGTCATTAAGAAGTTCTACGGGACCAAGGACCCCGTGCCAGGCTTCTCAGTGCCTGCTGCAgaacacag CACCATCACAGCGTGGGGAAAGGACCATGAAAAAGATGCCTTTGAGCACATCATCACGCAGTTTCCCAACGTGCCCGTATCCATCGTCAGCGACAGCTATGACATCTACAATGCCTGCGAGAAGATCTGGGGAGAAGACCTGCGGAGTCTGATAGTGAAGCGCAGCGCGGATGCTCCGTTGGTTGTTCGACCAGACTCAGGAAACCCACTCGATACAGTTCTGAAG GTTTTGGAGATCCTGGGTAAAAAGTTCCCCCCAACGGAGAACTCCAAAGGTTTTAAGGTTCTCCCTCCTTACATCAGAGTCATACAAGGAGACGGAGTTGACATCAACACACTGCAAGAG ATCGTTGAGGGTATGAAGCAGCACATGTGGTCCATCGAGAACATCGCCTTCGGCTCCGGAGgggctctgctgcagaaactgaCCAGAGATCTGCTCAActgctccttcaaatgcagctaCGTGGTCACCAATGGACTCGgg GTGAACGTGTTCAAGGATCCAGTGGCAGACCCCAACAAGAGGTCAAAGAAAGGTCGTCTGTCTCTACACCGGACGCAGAGCGGAGACTTTGTCACCCTGGAGGAGGGCAAGGGCGACCTGGAGGAGTACGGCGTG GACCTGCTGCACACAGTCTTCCAGAACGGGAAAATTGTGAAGACGTACACATTCGATGAAGTCAGAGACAATGCTAAGCTCAAGGAGAAGGAGCTTGAAGAGCTGCTGTACTGA